From Hymenobacter sedentarius, a single genomic window includes:
- a CDS encoding 1-aminocyclopropane-1-carboxylate deaminase/D-cysteine desulfhydrase yields MEELLQEIDEPVASAHGVRLLLWRDDLAHPDLPGNKARKLKYNLAAAQQQGHHTLLTFGGAYSNHIAAVATAGRLFGFQTIGLIRGDDPAQGAALAELNPTLAQAAADGMALHYLDRSSYRRRSEPDFIDEQLARFGPVYVLPEGGTNALALRGCAELVAEIQARTDFDALAVAAGTGGTLAGLLTGLAGRQQAVGVAALKSGGFLRAEIDALTQQAMGQIYTNYALHTDYHFGGYAKNSAELLGFIEQFRARHGVLLDPIYTGKLLFGVLDLIRQGHFRRGSTVVAIHTGGLQAWAGWHARFGTSG; encoded by the coding sequence GTGGAGGAGCTTTTGCAGGAAATCGACGAGCCGGTAGCAAGCGCACACGGCGTGCGCTTGCTGCTGTGGCGCGATGACCTAGCCCACCCCGACCTGCCTGGCAACAAAGCCCGCAAGCTCAAATACAATCTGGCGGCGGCCCAGCAGCAGGGCCACCACACCCTGCTCACGTTTGGCGGGGCGTACTCCAACCACATCGCCGCCGTAGCCACTGCGGGCCGGCTGTTTGGCTTCCAAACTATTGGGCTGATTCGGGGCGATGACCCGGCTCAAGGCGCAGCGCTGGCTGAACTCAACCCGACCCTGGCTCAGGCCGCGGCCGACGGCATGGCCCTGCACTATCTGGACCGGAGTTCCTACCGCCGCCGCTCCGAGCCCGATTTTATTGACGAGCAGCTCGCCCGTTTCGGCCCGGTCTACGTGTTGCCCGAGGGCGGCACCAATGCCCTGGCCCTGCGCGGGTGCGCCGAGCTGGTGGCCGAAATCCAGGCCCGAACCGACTTTGATGCCCTGGCCGTAGCGGCGGGCACGGGCGGCACCCTCGCGGGCCTGCTCACGGGGCTGGCGGGCCGGCAGCAGGCCGTGGGCGTGGCCGCCCTAAAAAGCGGCGGCTTTCTGCGGGCCGAAATCGATGCCCTGACGCAGCAGGCCATGGGCCAGATTTACACAAACTACGCGCTGCACACCGACTATCATTTCGGCGGCTACGCGAAAAACTCGGCGGAGCTGCTGGGTTTTATTGAGCAGTTTCGAGCGCGGCACGGGGTGCTGCTGGACCCGATTTATACCGGCAAACTACTCTTTGGGGTGCTCGATTTGATTCGGCAAGGCCACTTCCGGCGGGGCAGTACCGTGGTGGCTATTCATACCGGGGGGCTGCAGGCGTGGGCGGGGTGGCACGCGCGGTTCGGGACTTCGGGCTAA
- a CDS encoding YfhO family protein: MAAVASASSVSSAPWWQRALPHVLAVLFFVVLACLYFSPIMFEGKTLAQHDITQFQGGAHEAQEYAKAMGKEALWTNSMFSGMPTYLISLHFPGDWSVYLQKVLTLGLPAVVANLFLALLCGYILLVALGVRPLVAVAGAVALGFSSYNLAILAAGHNTKSLALAYAPLVLGGLLVTYRRDKWLGAALFAVGLTLNVHVNHLQITYYLLLLVALFGIFELVAAARAGRLPGFFKRAALLGLGAALAVGVSFGRLYTTLEYSKYSNRGRTELKTPAPNAPGQAAAANPEEASTGVDRDYAFQYSYGVGETITLLIPNFYGGASAMPLGPESNLAKAGLPPEYLSGMPTYWGQQSYTAGPVYMGAVVCFLFILGLFVVDKRTRYWLLAGTVLSILLAWGKNFESFNYLIFDLLPGYNKFRAVSMALVIAQLAMPILGALALSRVLRPRPAAQPLAPADPQLHPALAKAAKAAGTGSTAPVASPEAAALLPKVLYAGAITAGLCLLAYLASFSFDFAAPIDNELTKQGFTPQLLSALRADRADLLRNDVWRGLLFIGAALAVLYFHLKGRLAMVPAAALMVALVLVDLWGVDKRYLGTDKFQPTSIAASFQPTPADELILRDTALSYRVLNMQNPFNEAQTSYFHKSIGGYHGAKLRRYQDLIERQISNNNQQVLNMLNTRYLLTGDPKQPVQRNPGALGNAWFVSTVKTVNSPDEEMAALSTLSPATEAVVDASKFPQQKAATYDAAGSTITLTNYSPDELKYRYTAKTDGFLVFSEIYYADGWQAFIDGKPVPHLRADYVLRAMPVPAGSHVIDFKFEPKAYAVGNAVSLASSILLLLVLVGAGVYLARRKQVVEDDVVATAVPVA; encoded by the coding sequence ATGGCTGCTGTTGCTTCTGCTTCTTCTGTTTCGTCCGCGCCGTGGTGGCAGCGGGCTTTGCCGCACGTGCTGGCGGTGCTATTTTTCGTGGTGCTGGCTTGTCTGTACTTTTCGCCCATCATGTTCGAGGGCAAGACCTTAGCCCAGCACGACATCACGCAGTTTCAGGGCGGGGCCCACGAGGCACAGGAATACGCCAAGGCCATGGGCAAAGAAGCCCTGTGGACGAACTCCATGTTTTCGGGCATGCCCACCTACCTCATCAGCCTGCACTTCCCGGGCGACTGGTCGGTGTATTTGCAGAAGGTGCTGACGCTGGGGCTGCCCGCTGTGGTGGCCAACCTCTTTCTGGCTTTGCTCTGCGGCTACATTCTGCTGGTGGCGCTGGGCGTGCGGCCGCTCGTGGCCGTGGCCGGGGCCGTGGCGCTGGGCTTTTCGAGCTACAACCTCGCCATTCTGGCCGCGGGCCACAACACCAAGAGCCTGGCCCTGGCCTACGCGCCCCTGGTGCTGGGCGGCCTGCTGGTCACCTACCGCCGCGACAAGTGGCTGGGAGCAGCCCTGTTTGCCGTGGGCCTCACGCTGAACGTGCACGTCAACCACCTGCAGATTACCTACTACCTGCTGCTGCTGGTGGCTTTGTTCGGCATTTTTGAGCTGGTAGCCGCGGCGCGTGCCGGCCGGCTGCCCGGGTTTTTCAAGCGCGCGGCGTTGCTGGGGCTGGGCGCTGCCCTGGCCGTGGGCGTGAGCTTTGGCCGCTTGTATACCACGCTGGAATACAGCAAGTACAGCAACCGCGGCCGGACGGAATTAAAAACCCCGGCGCCCAACGCCCCCGGCCAGGCGGCCGCGGCCAACCCCGAGGAAGCCAGCACCGGCGTTGACCGCGACTATGCGTTTCAGTACAGCTACGGCGTGGGCGAAACCATTACCCTGCTGATTCCCAACTTTTACGGCGGCGCCAGCGCCATGCCGCTCGGCCCCGAATCTAACCTGGCCAAAGCTGGCCTGCCCCCGGAGTACCTCAGCGGCATGCCCACCTACTGGGGCCAGCAGAGCTACACGGCCGGCCCGGTGTACATGGGCGCGGTGGTGTGCTTCCTGTTTATTCTGGGCTTGTTTGTGGTGGATAAGCGCACGCGGTACTGGCTACTGGCTGGCACTGTGTTGTCGATTCTGCTGGCCTGGGGCAAGAACTTTGAGTCGTTCAACTACCTAATTTTCGACCTGCTGCCGGGCTACAACAAGTTCCGGGCGGTGAGCATGGCGCTGGTAATCGCGCAGCTGGCCATGCCCATCCTGGGCGCGCTGGCTTTGAGCCGCGTGCTGCGGCCCCGCCCCGCGGCCCAGCCCTTGGCCCCCGCCGACCCGCAGCTGCACCCCGCCCTGGCCAAAGCCGCCAAAGCGGCCGGTACTGGCTCAACTGCGCCGGTAGCCTCACCGGAAGCGGCGGCCCTGCTGCCCAAGGTGCTCTACGCGGGCGCCATCACGGCGGGCCTCTGCCTCCTGGCATATCTGGCCAGCTTCAGCTTCGACTTTGCCGCACCCATTGATAACGAGCTGACCAAGCAGGGCTTTACGCCACAGCTGCTGAGCGCCCTGCGCGCCGACCGCGCCGACCTGCTGCGCAACGACGTGTGGCGCGGGCTGCTGTTCATCGGCGCGGCGCTGGCCGTGCTGTACTTCCACCTCAAGGGCCGCCTGGCGATGGTGCCGGCCGCGGCCCTCATGGTGGCCCTGGTGCTGGTTGACCTGTGGGGCGTGGACAAGCGCTACCTCGGCACCGACAAGTTCCAGCCCACGAGCATCGCCGCCAGCTTCCAGCCCACCCCGGCCGACGAGCTGATTTTGCGCGACACCGCCTTGAGCTACCGCGTGCTCAACATGCAGAACCCCTTCAACGAAGCCCAGACCTCGTACTTCCACAAGAGCATCGGTGGCTACCACGGGGCCAAGCTGCGCCGCTACCAGGACCTGATTGAGCGCCAGATTTCTAACAACAACCAGCAGGTGCTCAACATGCTGAACACGCGCTACCTGCTCACCGGCGACCCCAAGCAGCCGGTGCAGCGCAACCCCGGCGCGCTGGGCAACGCCTGGTTTGTGAGTACGGTGAAGACCGTGAACAGCCCCGACGAGGAAATGGCCGCCCTCAGCACCCTGAGCCCCGCCACCGAAGCTGTGGTAGACGCCAGCAAGTTCCCACAGCAAAAAGCGGCTACCTACGACGCCGCCGGCTCTACCATTACCCTGACCAACTACAGCCCCGACGAGCTCAAGTACCGCTACACCGCCAAGACCGACGGCTTTTTGGTGTTCTCTGAGATTTACTACGCCGATGGCTGGCAGGCCTTTATCGATGGCAAGCCGGTGCCGCACCTGCGCGCCGACTACGTGCTGCGGGCCATGCCGGTGCCGGCCGGCTCGCACGTCATCGATTTCAAGTTTGAGCCAAAAGCGTACGCCGTGGGCAATGCCGTTTCGCTGGCGTCCAGCATCCTGCTGCTGCTGGTGCTTGTAGGCGCCGGGGTTTACCTGGCCCGCCGCAAGCAAGTGGTGGAAGACGACGTAGTAGCCACGGCCGTGCCGGTGGCCTAG
- a CDS encoding DUF4834 family protein translates to MRFWLIFILLFFAVRYVLPIVLRLVLSGFVRKQMRNGGFGVPPQAQAGPTRAPGEIHVDYVPPVAPEADKPAGFKGGEYVDFEEVK, encoded by the coding sequence ATGCGTTTCTGGCTCATCTTCATCCTTCTCTTTTTTGCAGTGCGCTACGTGCTGCCCATCGTGTTGCGGCTGGTACTGAGCGGCTTCGTGCGCAAGCAAATGCGCAACGGCGGCTTTGGGGTGCCCCCGCAGGCCCAGGCCGGCCCCACGCGGGCCCCGGGCGAAATACACGTGGATTATGTGCCGCCCGTGGCCCCGGAGGCCGATAAGCCTGCTGGGTTTAAAGGTGGCGAATACGTTGATTTTGAGGAGGTAAAATAG
- a CDS encoding Arm DNA-binding domain-containing protein has protein sequence MVTQFVLRTDKKDKAGKCPVHLVVYFDGARLKCATGEKCKPADWNADRQRFRASCPLAEEANDLLARLAADTLAWWRKLRAAGEAPTPAACVDWITRVERINLLYGVNVSMETLLVHDLRTAGLPGLLNTSLAASTPGEEVQLFNVIADGNGGAVPAADALFGEVVDVPPVVVTPPVVIERATAPGPAPVMDGAVAGQVTLAGPNGTIAGVTIESAPGVSLDFAPLYSGSSTPVEMYLFVYVEAPMTAKVTFADRYAGQPFTVHLADGRTATGLFTEGSYGIDV, from the coding sequence ATGGTTACCCAATTTGTATTGCGAACGGATAAGAAAGACAAGGCCGGCAAGTGCCCGGTGCACCTGGTGGTGTACTTCGACGGGGCCCGCCTGAAATGCGCCACCGGCGAAAAGTGTAAGCCGGCGGACTGGAACGCGGACCGGCAGCGGTTCCGCGCTTCCTGCCCTTTAGCAGAGGAAGCCAACGATCTGCTGGCGCGGCTGGCGGCCGATACGCTGGCGTGGTGGCGCAAGCTGCGGGCGGCGGGCGAAGCGCCGACGCCCGCAGCTTGCGTGGACTGGATTACGCGCGTGGAACGGATTAACCTACTCTACGGCGTGAACGTCTCGATGGAAACGCTGCTGGTGCACGACCTGCGCACCGCGGGCCTGCCCGGCCTGCTCAACACGAGCCTAGCGGCCAGCACGCCGGGCGAGGAAGTGCAGCTCTTCAACGTCATTGCGGACGGCAACGGCGGGGCGGTGCCGGCCGCGGACGCACTGTTCGGGGAGGTGGTGGACGTGCCCCCGGTCGTAGTGACCCCGCCCGTGGTAATTGAGCGGGCTACGGCCCCGGGGCCCGCCCCCGTGATGGACGGGGCGGTGGCGGGGCAGGTGACGCTGGCCGGTCCGAACGGGACAATAGCGGGCGTGACCATTGAATCGGCCCCGGGCGTGAGCCTGGACTTTGCCCCGCTCTACAGCGGCAGCTCCACGCCGGTGGAGATGTACCTGTTTGTGTACGTGGAGGCCCCGATGACCGCCAAGGTGACCTTTGCCGACCGGTACGCCGGCCAGCCCTTCACCGTGCACCTGGCCGATGGCCGCACGGCTACGGGTCTCTTCACGGAAGGCTCGTATGGCATTGACGTGTAG
- a CDS encoding T9SS type A sorting domain-containing protein, whose amino-acid sequence MFLAWLLAAPAWAGTPPSGPLAGSPAPTGQPLANALNPDGTLRAGYNGSFDASGYRMLTAPNGKPVFRPAGTTGAGDENWQDGFNLPGTNGEVKAIVSSGSDIYIGGDFTIVGSIAANRIAKWNGTRWSRLGSGINSEVFALAVSGTDVYAGGDFSTAGGVPATRVAKWNGTSWSALGAGFNGAVHALAVSGSDVYAGGNFTRTGGSSLFYIAKWNGSGWNAVGGGMSSMVYALAVDGTEVYAGGAFGMAGGVFAARVAKWNGTSWSALDAGFNSNVYALAVSGSDVYAGGNFTKAGFVDTDHIAKWNGTSWSAVGKGVDRDVHALAVDGTEVYAAGDFTYAGGNVFTVGAVKANHLAKWNGTRWSAMSAGMGMAPDTHVFALAVNGSHVYAGGYYISAGGGAANNIARWDGSAWTALERGLGFNAKVHAVAVSGNDVYAGGDFTTAGGVVANCVAKWNGTGWSALGKGMDFRVYALAVSGNDLYAGGQFNTAGNWSANNIAKWNGTEWSPLDRGVDGNVYALAVSGTDVYAAGSFGTAGGVAANRVAKWNGTSWSALGSGFNGIAQALAVNGGDVYVGGYSLRAGGGVDYLVAKWNGTSWNALGTGMNGVLSGLTVSGPDLYVGGFFTTANGVAANGIAKWNGTSWSGLGTGVSGAIGMSNGGVQAIAVMGGNVYAGGHFTSAGGVTARNIAKWNGTSWSALGTGLSSVGGSPYDMVTSIVFGSSGEMYAGGSFTTVADGSRVLSNFGIYWPQGIITATKDRHLNALVALYPNPARKAVFIVLPAELHRTAHTAELVDALGRVIRSQALPGVGIALQVALLGVAPGVYSLRIATAQGTISKRLVVE is encoded by the coding sequence TTGTTTCTCGCGTGGCTGCTGGCTGCCCCGGCCTGGGCCGGCACCCCACCGTCGGGCCCGCTGGCCGGGTCCCCCGCGCCCACAGGGCAGCCCCTGGCCAATGCCCTAAACCCTGACGGCACACTCAGAGCCGGCTATAACGGCTCGTTCGATGCCAGCGGCTACCGGATGCTGACGGCCCCTAACGGCAAGCCGGTCTTTCGGCCCGCGGGCACCACCGGCGCGGGCGACGAGAACTGGCAGGACGGGTTCAACCTTCCCGGCACCAACGGCGAGGTAAAGGCCATCGTTAGCAGCGGCAGCGACATCTACATCGGCGGTGACTTTACCATCGTGGGCAGCATCGCCGCCAACCGCATTGCCAAGTGGAACGGCACGCGCTGGAGCCGCTTGGGCAGTGGCATAAACAGCGAGGTCTTTGCACTGGCCGTGAGCGGTACGGACGTGTACGCCGGGGGCGACTTCAGCACGGCCGGCGGCGTTCCCGCCACGCGCGTAGCCAAGTGGAACGGCACGAGCTGGAGTGCCCTGGGCGCCGGGTTTAACGGTGCCGTCCACGCCTTGGCCGTCAGTGGCAGCGACGTGTACGCGGGGGGCAACTTCACGCGCACGGGAGGTTCATCCCTGTTCTATATTGCCAAGTGGAACGGCTCGGGTTGGAACGCCGTGGGCGGGGGAATGAGCAGCATGGTCTATGCGCTGGCCGTAGACGGGACGGAGGTCTACGCGGGGGGGGCCTTCGGGATGGCCGGCGGGGTCTTTGCCGCCCGCGTGGCCAAGTGGAACGGCACGAGTTGGAGTGCGCTGGACGCGGGATTTAACAGCAACGTCTACGCCTTGGCCGTGAGCGGCTCGGACGTGTACGCGGGAGGTAACTTCACCAAGGCCGGCTTCGTGGACACGGACCACATCGCCAAGTGGAACGGCACGAGTTGGAGCGCAGTCGGCAAGGGAGTGGACCGGGATGTCCATGCCTTGGCCGTAGACGGTACGGAGGTCTACGCGGCGGGCGACTTTACCTACGCGGGGGGCAACGTTTTCACGGTCGGCGCCGTGAAAGCCAACCACTTGGCAAAGTGGAACGGCACGCGTTGGAGTGCCATGAGCGCCGGAATGGGAATGGCACCCGACACGCACGTGTTTGCGCTGGCCGTGAACGGCAGCCACGTCTATGCCGGCGGGTATTACATATCCGCTGGGGGGGGAGCGGCGAACAACATTGCGCGATGGGACGGCAGCGCCTGGACCGCACTGGAAAGGGGGCTGGGATTTAACGCCAAGGTCCACGCCGTGGCCGTGAGCGGCAATGACGTATACGCCGGGGGCGACTTTACTACGGCCGGCGGAGTCGTCGCCAACTGCGTGGCCAAGTGGAACGGCACCGGGTGGAGTGCGCTGGGAAAGGGAATGGACTTTCGGGTCTACGCCTTGGCCGTGAGCGGGAACGACCTGTACGCCGGGGGGCAGTTCAACACGGCTGGCAATTGGAGCGCCAACAACATTGCCAAATGGAACGGTACCGAGTGGAGCCCCTTGGACCGGGGCGTGGACGGCAATGTGTATGCCCTGGCTGTGAGCGGCACCGATGTATATGCGGCGGGCTCCTTCGGCACGGCCGGCGGTGTTGCTGCTAACCGCGTTGCGAAGTGGAACGGGACCAGCTGGAGCGCGCTCGGCTCGGGATTCAACGGCATTGCCCAGGCGCTGGCCGTGAACGGCGGCGACGTGTACGTTGGGGGCTACTCCCTAAGGGCTGGCGGGGGAGTCGATTACCTCGTTGCCAAGTGGAACGGCACCAGCTGGAATGCCCTGGGAACCGGAATGAATGGGGTACTCAGCGGCCTTACGGTGAGCGGCCCGGACCTCTACGTGGGAGGCTTTTTCACGACCGCCAACGGGGTAGCCGCTAACGGCATCGCCAAATGGAATGGCACGAGTTGGAGCGGGTTGGGCACGGGGGTGAGCGGCGCGATTGGGATGAGCAACGGTGGCGTACAGGCCATCGCCGTAATGGGCGGCAACGTGTACGCGGGAGGGCATTTCACCTCGGCCGGCGGGGTGACGGCCCGCAACATTGCCAAGTGGAATGGCACGAGCTGGAGCGCATTGGGCACAGGCCTGAGTAGTGTTGGCGGCTCCCCGTATGATATGGTCACGTCCATCGTCTTTGGCAGCAGCGGCGAAATGTACGCCGGCGGTAGCTTTACCACTGTTGCCGATGGCAGCAGGGTGCTGTCCAATTTCGGCATTTACTGGCCGCAAGGCATTATAACGGCTACCAAAGACCGGCACCTGAATGCCTTAGTAGCGCTCTACCCCAACCCGGCCCGCAAGGCCGTCTTTATAGTATTGCCCGCCGAGCTGCACCGTACGGCCCACACCGCGGAGCTGGTCGATGCGCTGGGCCGGGTGATACGCAGCCAGGCGCTTCCGGGCGTCGGCATTGCCTTGCAGGTGGCGCTACTAGGGGTAGCCCCTGGCGTGTATTCGCTGCGCATTGCCACAGCACAGGGTACCATCAGCAAGCGACTGGTTGTGGAATAA
- a CDS encoding integrase core domain-containing protein — MSRRGNCYDNAHAESFWSRFKAELLDGVRFPGLAEAQLEISHHIAERRHSSLGYHSPNHFEKQLQTTSQLCPA; from the coding sequence ATGAGCCGGCGCGGCAACTGCTACGACAACGCCCACGCCGAATCGTTTTGGAGCCGCTTCAAAGCCGAACTGCTCGACGGCGTCCGCTTTCCTGGCCTAGCCGAGGCCCAGCTCGAAATCAGCCATCACATCGCCGAACGACGTCATTCTTCGCTCGGCTATCACTCGCCCAACCACTTCGAAAAGCAACTGCAAACCACGTCCCAATTGTGTCCGGCTTAG
- a CDS encoding 5-(carboxyamino)imidazole ribonucleotide synthase gives MLPIFPGSIDAAGQPATLGVLGGGQLGRMFVHAAQRLGYFTAVLEPDPQSPAGQVSHHHIQTDYDDPAGLRQLAQLCQAITTEFENVPAQALQTLALTRPVAPGAAVVGIAQNRIEEKAHFTACADVSGVSCAPYAVIETRAQLQAVQEKRADLLPGILKTARMGYDGKGQIRVKTAGELAAAWAELGGVACVLEKMLPLTAECSVLVARGWDGRVVSFAPQRNVHVDGILAVTHAYEGNMPLDLANSARDAAVSIAQHLGYVGVLCVEFFVVDDGSPHGGLVVNEMAPRPHNSGHYTLDACDVSQFDLQVHAMAGLPLPQPRQHSPAIMLNLLGDVWLDGSGQLQEPDWRPVLSLPGTHLHLYGKLRALAGRKMGHLTITGPDVASVKTVARRAAGLLGLPGLDAI, from the coding sequence ATGCTCCCAATTTTCCCGGGCAGTATAGACGCCGCGGGCCAGCCGGCGACGCTGGGGGTGCTGGGGGGCGGCCAACTGGGCCGCATGTTTGTGCACGCCGCCCAGCGCTTGGGCTACTTCACCGCCGTGCTGGAGCCCGACCCGCAAAGCCCGGCCGGACAGGTGAGCCACCACCACATTCAGACCGACTACGACGACCCAGCCGGGCTGAGGCAGCTAGCCCAACTGTGCCAGGCCATTACCACCGAGTTTGAAAACGTGCCCGCGCAGGCCCTGCAAACGCTGGCGCTGACCCGCCCCGTAGCGCCTGGCGCGGCTGTGGTGGGTATTGCGCAAAACCGCATCGAGGAAAAAGCCCACTTCACGGCCTGCGCCGACGTGTCGGGGGTGAGCTGCGCGCCCTATGCGGTGATTGAAACGCGGGCCCAGCTGCAGGCCGTCCAGGAAAAGCGGGCTGATTTGCTGCCCGGCATCCTGAAAACCGCGCGCATGGGCTACGACGGCAAGGGCCAGATCCGCGTCAAGACCGCCGGTGAGCTGGCCGCTGCCTGGGCAGAGCTGGGCGGCGTCGCCTGCGTGCTGGAAAAGATGCTGCCGCTAACCGCCGAATGTTCGGTGCTGGTGGCGCGCGGCTGGGACGGGCGAGTTGTCAGCTTCGCCCCGCAGCGCAACGTGCACGTCGATGGCATTTTAGCCGTGACCCACGCGTACGAAGGAAATATGCCGTTAGACCTGGCAAATAGCGCCCGCGACGCGGCCGTTTCCATCGCGCAACATCTGGGCTATGTCGGGGTGCTATGCGTCGAGTTTTTTGTGGTGGACGACGGCAGCCCGCACGGTGGCCTGGTGGTCAATGAGATGGCCCCGCGCCCGCACAACAGCGGCCACTACACCCTGGATGCCTGTGACGTGTCGCAGTTTGACCTGCAGGTCCACGCCATGGCGGGCTTGCCCTTGCCGCAGCCGCGCCAGCATTCTCCGGCCATCATGCTCAACCTGCTGGGCGATGTGTGGCTTGACGGCAGCGGTCAACTGCAGGAGCCTGACTGGCGCCCTGTGTTGAGCCTGCCGGGAACGCACCTGCATCTGTACGGCAAGCTGCGCGCGCTCGCAGGCCGTAAGATGGGCCACCTGACCATCACCGGCCCGGATGTCGCCAGTGTCAAAACTGTGGCGCGGCGCGCCGCTGGTTTGCTCGGCTTGCCGGGGCTGGATGCCATCTAG
- the purE gene encoding 5-(carboxyamino)imidazole ribonucleotide mutase, which yields MSTLPTTNTSSPSATPGTPLIGVVMGSSSDWDTMQHAVQMLAHFGVAHEARVVSAHRMPDDLFAYAEQAGPRGLQAIIAGAGGAAHLPGMMAAKTTVPVLGVPVASRHLQGVDSLHSIVQMPKGVPVATFAIGNAGAANAALFAVSLLALHDPGLATKLQVFRAEQTEAARAMTLPV from the coding sequence ATGAGCACCCTTCCTACAACCAACACATCCAGCCCCAGCGCTACCCCGGGCACGCCACTAATCGGCGTGGTCATGGGCTCCAGCAGCGACTGGGACACCATGCAGCATGCCGTGCAGATGCTGGCGCACTTTGGCGTGGCCCACGAAGCACGCGTGGTGTCGGCCCACCGCATGCCCGACGACTTGTTTGCCTACGCCGAACAAGCCGGCCCGCGCGGCCTGCAGGCCATCATTGCCGGCGCGGGTGGGGCCGCCCACCTGCCGGGCATGATGGCCGCCAAAACCACGGTGCCCGTGCTGGGGGTGCCGGTGGCCAGCCGCCATTTGCAGGGGGTGGACTCACTGCACAGCATCGTGCAAATGCCCAAAGGGGTGCCCGTGGCCACATTTGCAATTGGCAATGCCGGGGCGGCCAATGCGGCCTTGTTCGCGGTCAGCCTGCTGGCCCTGCACGACCCGGGCCTGGCAACCAAGCTGCAGGTGTTTCGCGCCGAACAAACCGAAGCGGCTCGCGCCATGACGCTGCCAGTATGA
- a CDS encoding dihydroorotase: MLLLQNARLATENSPVLVEGDVLIVEGIIQQIGKSLAVPEGARVIEARGRVLMPGMFDAHVHFRAPGSENKETITTGSEAAINGGVTGVVMMPNTRPALDSATAVATVLENAKERARIPVYTSGCVTKNREGKELAEIEGMRELGVKMLTDDGDTTHDPAVLLRAMQYATEFGMFFASHCEVPELAGPRALNEGVMSYRLGIKGSPACAEEIIIDRDIRLAHAAGAHVHIQHVSSKLGMETIRWWKSRGDVKVTAEVTPHHLMFTDEHIGDYDTNYKMNPPLRTQADCDALLEGLKEGVFDLIATDHAPHTPFEKAQDFISAPNGITGLDTALVSLYHHFVEPGKFGWDVVVKRYSAEPRRLMGLPVAALEVGQPADCVLFDTEAETTFTKEFMKSKSQNTPFIDQALKGRVDLVILGTEILLER; encoded by the coding sequence ATGCTCCTCCTTCAAAACGCCCGCCTCGCCACCGAAAATTCACCCGTGCTTGTCGAGGGCGATGTCCTGATTGTCGAAGGAATAATTCAGCAAATCGGCAAAAGCCTCGCCGTTCCCGAGGGCGCCCGGGTCATCGAAGCACGGGGCCGGGTTCTGATGCCGGGCATGTTTGATGCCCACGTTCATTTCCGCGCCCCCGGGTCTGAAAACAAGGAAACCATCACCACGGGGAGCGAAGCGGCCATCAACGGCGGCGTTACCGGCGTGGTCATGATGCCCAACACCCGCCCGGCCCTCGACTCGGCAACCGCGGTGGCCACCGTGCTGGAAAATGCCAAGGAACGGGCCCGCATTCCGGTGTACACCTCCGGCTGCGTCACCAAAAACCGCGAGGGCAAGGAACTGGCGGAAATCGAGGGCATGCGCGAACTCGGGGTGAAAATGCTCACCGACGACGGGGACACCACGCACGACCCGGCGGTGCTGCTGCGGGCCATGCAGTACGCCACCGAGTTTGGGATGTTTTTCGCCAGCCACTGCGAGGTGCCGGAACTAGCGGGGCCGCGCGCCCTGAACGAAGGGGTGATGAGCTATCGGCTCGGCATCAAGGGCTCGCCGGCGTGCGCGGAGGAAATCATCATCGACCGCGACATCCGCCTGGCCCACGCGGCGGGCGCGCACGTCCACATCCAGCACGTGTCCAGCAAGCTCGGCATGGAAACCATCCGCTGGTGGAAATCCCGCGGCGATGTGAAGGTCACGGCGGAAGTGACCCCACACCACCTAATGTTCACCGACGAGCACATCGGCGACTACGACACGAACTATAAAATGAACCCACCGCTGCGAACGCAGGCCGATTGTGATGCCCTGCTCGAAGGGCTCAAAGAAGGCGTCTTCGACCTCATTGCCACCGACCACGCGCCGCATACGCCGTTCGAAAAAGCCCAGGATTTCATCAGCGCGCCCAATGGCATCACCGGCTTGGATACGGCCCTGGTGTCGCTCTATCACCACTTCGTCGAGCCCGGAAAATTCGGGTGGGACGTGGTGGTGAAGCGCTATTCGGCGGAGCCGCGCCGCCTGATGGGCCTGCCGGTAGCCGCCCTCGAAGTCGGCCAGCCAGCCGATTGCGTTTTGTTCGATACCGAAGCAGAAACCACCTTCACGAAGGAGTTCATGAAATCTAAATCCCAGAACACGCCCTTCATCGACCAGGCGCTGAAAGGCCGGGTAGACCTGGTGATTCTAGGTACGGAAATCCTGCTGGAGCGCTGA